ACTGGAGAATGTACCTCGGAACCGGCATGGGCCGTGAACTCGCCCAGATCCTGAGTACGACCCGTCCCGAACTCTTGGATTGGAAAGCGTCCAACGGCACCAGCTGGACCTTTGATCCCACTTCATCCTTTGCGAGCAGCGAACCCTATGACCTGAAAAACAGCGCCAGTCCCATCGAAGTGATCATCGATATGGGCGTTAAAAAACGCTTTCATGGCTTTCGCATGGATGGGGGGCTCGCCAACCCCGGCCGGACCTTCCCCAATGGATTCCCGGATCGCTTCCACTTCCTCTATTCCGATGACGGCATCAATTGGAAAAAGTTCGAGGGCAGCGAAATAAGCCTGTCCGGGCGCGGAAACCTCGAATGGTCCTGGGAGAAATGATCGAACCCAAACCCTCGGCATCCCTGGCCTTTATCAGGGATTCTTAAGATTTCGCCCAAAACTCCGATAGTGCCACGGGTCCTCGTTTGACTGCGAGGGCCTTGTGGATCAGACGCGCATTCGTTGAGCGGAAGCGGATTTGAGTGGAGCGGAAGGCTTATGAAACGCATCTTTCAGTCGTTCGATCGCCATGCCTCGTGGCTGGCCGTAGGCGGGTCCATCGTCCTGCATCTTCTGATCATCATCGCCATGCGCTGGCACAGAAATCAGGAACCCATCATCATAGAGAAGCCGCCGGTCGCGCGCATCCGTATCCTTTCCAATCCGAACGGCAATCCTGCGACTCCGGTAAAAACCGCAGAAGTCAAAGTCAAGCCGACTCCCAAGCCCAAGAATAAACCGAAGCCCAAACCCAAGACCAAATTGGCCAAAAATAAAGTCATGAAAAAAGCCGTCGTGGAAAAGGTCAAGGAGGAGGAAGCCCCACCGCCGCCACCGAACAATGCGCCGCAGAGTTTCGGCGACAATCAGGAAGTCGGCATGGTGGGCACGGGCGCCAGCAACACCCGGGGCCCCAGCGATCCCAACGCCAGCACTGACTGGTTACCAATTGAGCAGGTCAAACCCAAAATGCCGCGTGAAGCTGCCTTGAAGGGCATTGAAGGCTTCATCACCTTCACCTTTGATATAAACGAGGATGGTCGCGTCGAAAATATCAAGGTTTCTGCCGCGGAAAACCGTTCTGTCTTTGAAGCCGAGGCCCGAGCGGCAGTGCGTAAATTTCGCTATCGTCCCCGCAAAGTCAATGGCCGCCCGGTCCGCGTGGTGGGCCACAGCTTCACCGTCGTCTTTACTCTGACCCACTAAAGCCTTGCACTAGGCTGCCCGGACGGATTCCTGGTACAATGGAATCTCGACTAGGAAAGGCAGCCTCATGAAAAAAATACTCTTGATTGGTCTTGCTTTGGCCACCACTCTGGGTGCCGGTTTTCTTCTTTATAAAAAATCCAAACCCGCTCCGCAGGACGAAGAGGTGCTGATGCCTCCACCCCCTGCGGCCACGGCGGAACGCGAGGAACCCATTCCTGCGGAACCGCCCCCTGTTACTCCCGAGCCTGAATCATCGGTGAATTCCGCCGAAAAACCGAAGGCCAAGACGAAGTCCAAGGCTGCGTCCGGGCATTTTGAAATGTCGCGCCCCGCTTCGCGGCACGATGATGTGGATCCTGCGGATAATCCCGGCTACGGCAAGGCCCGTGAACAAAGGCTCTGGGAGATTTTCAAAAGCGATCCCGACCTTTCCCGTTCGGTTCTCGTCAAAAAAATTCAATGCCGGGTCGATACCTGCATCGTCGAAGCGGAATCGAAGGACGGTGACGCCGATCGCTTTCAATCGCTCATGCTGGCTCTGACCAAACAGTATCCATGGATCGGCAACAAGATTGATGTGACGACGCCTGATGGTGATCCGCTCAAGGCGCGGTTTGTCTACTTCCAGGAAACACCGAAATAAGCGCGAGACAGGCGGCGACAGAGGCTGAAGAAAACTGTGGCCGCCAGGTGACACTCACAGGGCAGCTTTCCCCCTATCAACCCTCCTCATCTGCGTCCGATCAAAGTCAGGAGTCGAAAGACTCC
This region of Oligoflexus sp. genomic DNA includes:
- a CDS encoding energy transducer TonB, yielding MKRIFQSFDRHASWLAVGGSIVLHLLIIIAMRWHRNQEPIIIEKPPVARIRILSNPNGNPATPVKTAEVKVKPTPKPKNKPKPKPKTKLAKNKVMKKAVVEKVKEEEAPPPPPNNAPQSFGDNQEVGMVGTGASNTRGPSDPNASTDWLPIEQVKPKMPREAALKGIEGFITFTFDINEDGRVENIKVSAAENRSVFEAEARAAVRKFRYRPRKVNGRPVRVVGHSFTVVFTLTH